One Burkholderia sp. 9120 genomic window, GGCGTTCGAGCGCCGCGCGAAAATCACGCAAGGCCGCGCCGAACACCGCACGCGCAGTGTCGGCGCCGGACGGATCGTCTTCCGAGAGCGGCGACAGCCGCACCAGCGCGTCAGCGAAACGCTGCGCGCTCAGCCAGCCGGCCGCGCGCAATGCGTGCGACGCGCGCAGCAGCGCCGAGGTGCTCTCGGTATGTTGTTCGAATGCCAGCAGCGCTTCGGCCAGCGCAAGCTCAGCGGGACGGACCGCGCCACCGCGTGGATTCGGCAAGGCGTCGAAGGAAACGGGTGCGGCGGGTCGTGAAGTCATGAGCGGGCGACAGGAAGCTGACGGGCCGCCGCTTCGCGCCGCACGCTGACTGCTCGGCTAGCGCGCGAACCGGTGACAGGACAATGACAGATTACCGCTGCGGCAGGACACCCACGGCGCGCTCGATGACAATGCGCGCCGCCGGATCGCAACCTCAGATCTGGACCATCTCGAAGTCTTCCTTGCGCGCGCCGCATTCCGGGCAAGTCCAGTTAATGGGAACGTCCGCCCAGCGGGTGCCCGGCGCAATGCCTTCGTCCGGCAAGCCGGCTTCTTCGTCGTAAATCCAGCCGCAAATCAGGCACATCCAGCTTTGATATTCCATTCTTGTGTCGCGCAGTAGAGTCCGTGGAAACGGGAGCCATGATGGTACCGTGTTGCCGCCCCAATGCCTAGCAATCAGAAACGCGCAAGCGTAGCGCGCGGCAGCCTTTGCTTATGCCGTTTGCGTCGGGTCACGAACGCTGTAGCGGCGGCTTGCCGCACCGGTGCTGGCGCTCACACGCGACCATGCGCGCAGGCGTGCGAAAAAACGCCCTCGCGACGGTTTAGGCCGCATAATTGAGCCGATAGCGCACGGTCCGCGCCCAAATTTAGCTCCTTTTTGCAAATTTTCATGCCCAGCGACACACCTCCGATCGTCCTCACCTTCGGCCTCTCCGATCCCACCGGCGGCTCCGGCCTGCAGGCCGACCTGATGACCCTTGCCAGCATGGGCTGTCATGGCGTCTCCGTGCTCACGGGCTACACCGTGCGCGACTCGGCCAGTTGCGACGAAGTCACCGGACTCGACCCTGAAGTCGTCGCGACTCAAGCGCGGATGCTGCTGGAAGACATGCCGATTGCGGCGTTCAAGGTCGGCGCCTGCACGCGCGCGGAAGTGGTGAGCGCGATTGCCGAAGTCGTCGCCGATTACGACGACATTCCGCTGATTCTCGCCCCCGACTTCACGCTCGACGACGAGCACGTGCTCGCCGCCGACGAACTGCGCGAAGCGATCGCCGACCTGCTCGCGCCGCAAACCACGCTGCTGGTTGCGGACGCAACCACGCTGCTCGCACTGGCCCAGCCCGACGGCGACGCCGAATCGCCAACGTTGGACGCGGCGATCTCGCATCTGCTGTCGCAAGGCTGCGAATACATTCTGTCGACGGAAACCGGCACGCACCGGCACGTGAATACGCTGTTCAGCGAAGACGGCCAGTTGCGCCAGGACACGTGGGACCGAGGCAGCCATCGGATCATGGGGTTGACGGACACGCTGGGCGCGGCGATCGCCGCGTTGCTGGCCAACGGGCAAGACCCCGCCGAGGCGGTGCGCGAGGCGCAGGAGTATCTATATCAGGCGGTGCGCAATGCGTTCCGGCCGGGCATGGGCGCGTATCTGCCGGATCGTTTCTTCTGGGCCCGCAGCAGCGACGATGAAACGCCGCCGACTGCCGGCAAAGGTGCAACGCCGGGCGAAGCACGGCATTAAACGCTGGCGCCGGCGCTGACGTTTATCGCTGTCGAGATGCGTTAGCCACGGTAGCGCGCTGCGCGCTGTGTCATCACTAGAAGAAGCCCGCATTCGTGCGGGCTTTTCTTTTTCCGCGCTTATCGCATTGACATTCAACACCCTCGCCCCAAAAGCAAAAACCCGCATTTCTGCGGGTTTTTGCTTTTGGGAAGCACGCCTCGCAGCGCGCCTCCGCATGTGTTCCAACCGAGCCTCTGACGAGGCCCAATCGAAATTACATGTCCATGCCCATACCGCCCATGCCGCCGGGCATACCGCCGCCCATCGGAGCATCTTCCTTCGGCAGTTCGCAAACAGCTGCGTCGGTCGTCAGCAGGAGACCTGCCACCGATGCTGCGTTTTGCAGAGCCGTGCGCGTGACCTTCGTCGGGTCCACGACACCTGCGTCAACCAGGTCGACGTACTCGCCGGTTGCTGCGTTGTAGCCGTAGTTGCCCGTGCCAGCTGCAACAGCTGCCACCACGACGCTGGCTTCTTCGCCACCGTTCGTGACGATCTGACGCAGCGGTTCTTCCATTGCGCGCAGAACGATCTTGATACCTGCGTCCTGATCGGCGTTCAAGCCCTTCAGGCCGGCGATAGCCGTGCGAGCGCGGATCAGCGCCACACCGCCACCAGCAACGATGCCTTCTTCCACAGCTGCGCGCGTTGCGTGCAGTGCGTCTTCGACACGTGCCTTCTTTTCCTTCATTTCGACTTCGGTCGCAGCGCCGACCTTGATCACTGCAACACCGCCTGCCAGCTTGGCAACGCGCTCTTGCAGCTTTTCACGGTCGTAGTCCGACGTAGCTTCTTCGATTTGCGTGCGAACCTGCTTCACACGTGCTTCGATGTTTGCACCTTCGCCAGCGCCGTCGATGATCGTGGTGTTTTCCTTACCCACTTCGATGCGCTTCGCTTGACCCAGTTCAGCCAGCGTTGCCTTTTCGAGCGTCAGACCGGTTTCTTCAGCGATAACTTGACCGCCGGTCAGGATCGCGATGTCTTCCAGCATGGCCTTACGACGATCGCCGAAGCCCGGAGCCTTCACAGCAACCGTCTTCAGGATGCCGCGGATGTTGTTAACCACCAGCGTTGCCAGTGCTTCGCCTTCGACGTCTTCTGCGATGATCAGCAGCGGACGGCCAGCCTTGGCGACTTGTTCCAGTACCGGCAGCAGGTCACGAATGTTCGAGACCTTCTTGTCGTGCAGCAGCACGAACGGGTTTTCCAGAACGGCGACCTGCTTGTCCGGGTTGTTGATGAAGTACGGCGACAGATAGCCGCGGTCGAATTGCATACCTTCGACAACGTCCAGCTCGTCTTGCAGCGACTTGCCGTCTTCAACCGTGATCACGCCTTCCTTGCCGACCTTGTCCATGGCTTCAGCGATACGATCGCCGATCGACGAGTCGCTGTTAGCCGAAATCGAACCGACTTGCGCGATTTCCTTGTTGGTCGTGCACGGCTTGCTGATCTTGCGCAGTTCTTCGATTGCAGCCGTGACAGCCTTGTCGATACCGCGCTTCAGGTCCATCGGGTTCATGCCCGATGCAACGTACTTCATGCCTTCGCGGACGATCGACTGAGCCAGAACCGTTGCGGTCGTGGTGCCGTCACCTGCGTTGTCGCTGGTCTTGGAAGCGACTTCCTTGACCATTTGCGCGCCCATGTTCTGGAGCTTGTCTTTCAGTTCGATCTCTTTCGCGACCGAGACACCATCTTTCGTGACCGTCGGGCCGCCGAAGCTGCGTTCCAGGACCACATTGCGGCCCTTCGGACCCAGCGTGACCTTCACAGCGTTCGCGAGGATGTTCACGCCTTCAACCATCTTGGCACGGGCGGAATCACCGAATACGACGTCTTTAGCTGCCATCTTCTAACTCCTTGAATTCTTTGGGATATGACTTATGACCGGGAAAAGTAGCGACCAGCGCTTACTTCTGCACCACGGCCATGATGTCTTCTTCGCGCATCACGAGCAGTTCGTTGCCGTCGACCTTGACGGTCTGGCCTGCGTACTTGCCGAACAGGACGCGGTCGCCAACCTTCACGTCGAGCGCGATTTGTGCGCCCTTGTCGTCACGCTTGCCCGGGCCGACTGCCAGAATTTCGCCTTGATCCGGCTTTTCTGCTGCGGCTTCGGGGATCACGATGCCCGACGCAGTCTTGGTTTCTTGATCCAGACGTTTGACGATCACGCGATCATGCAAAGGACGAAGGTTCATACATACTCCTCTCTTGATTGAGACTGAAGAACGCTGAGAAAACCCGGCTGGCGGAGCCAACCGGCGATGTTGTTAGCACTCTCGTGCAGCGAGTGCTAATTATATGGACGGGTGGTGACAAATTCAAGAAGGGATGGGATGTCGAGCTTCACTTAAGTTTGAACCTTGCTCACTCAAGTTCGGACCCGTGACGGGTGTCCGGGGCCGTGATGGCAAAAATTCACCATGACAAACAGTGACTTACCCTCTGAACGGCTGCGCCGTGGAGCCGCGCACGCCAGCAGGACCCGGGGGGCATGCCCGGCAATAAAGCCCCTGTAAATCAGGAGATCGGCGTTCGACTAAGGGTAAACCTCGAAATAGATCACGCTTCCTGCCCACGCTCGGGGCGAAGAAATCTTCGGCGCCGCGTCCGCGCCGCCTCAGCCACCTTCGATCCAGCGCGTGCCCGACGCCTTGAGATGGCTGCGAATCGCCGACTGCGCGGCTAACGGATCACGGTCTTCCAGCGCGCGATAAATCGCCTCGTGCTCCACCAGCGCCGCCGCCCAGGTCTGGCTCGTCTCCGCGTGGCCGCTAAGGCGCGCTGAAATCGGGCTATGCCTCTCGTCGAACAGTTCGGCCACCATCCGAACCAGCACCGAGTTGCCACTCATCTCGGCAATGCACACATGGAACGCGCGATCATGGTCGAGCGGCGAGCGCCCCTCGTCGACGTTCGCGCGCATCGCGTCCAGGGTCTCGCGCAAACGGGCCAGCCTGTCAGGCGTAATCAGCGCCGCGGCCAACACAATGACCGCCCCCTCCAGCACCGCGCGGGCTTGCATGAGCTCAGACGGGCTCTCGCCCAATCCTGCGATTGCGCTGACGGGGCGATCCGCCGCGCGGCAAACGTAGACGCCCGAGCCTTGGCGAATTTCAACCGAGCCGAAAATCTCGAGCGCGATCAATGCCTCTCGCAACGACGGCCGCGACACCCCCAGTTGCTGCGCAAGATCGCGCTCGGGGGGCAAACGCGAGCCCGGCGCGAATCCGCCTGACTGAATCAGCGAGCGGATCTGATCCGCGATGTGCTGGTACAAGCGCTTGGTCTCGACCTGCCTGAGTTGCGTGTTCGTCAATTTCCTCTCCAAACGCGTTGGCCGCGCAAGTCACATATGCCGTTAATTGGTCGGGCCAATTTAATTCCTAAACCTTGAAGAAATTATAAACCAAGCCGTCGCCTCGCAGGCATCTAGCGCTATACAGGCATAAATGACGTCCATTTTTTAAAATATTTCGACCAACCAAGCCCATTCAAAGATCTCCAAATCCGATCGACACCGAATAAGTGGCTTGACCAATTTGCGATCCCTACCTATGATCGATTGCATGCTGACCGGCTGCGTTTGCGGTCGGTCTCAGCGCAGATCCGCCAGGAACCTAAAGTCGTCCCCGCCCCGCGGAGTGACGAACAGGAGACAGACTTGCTGGAATTTCCAAGCCAGCCCGTTCAGCGCCGCACCCTGTCGGCGCGGGCGGACTCGGGTCATGCCACTCGTTTCGAGCCCGGACCGGGCGAGCACCGCGCGTCCGCCGCCGCGACACCGTCCACCCCAGCGAGTGAATCGCTCGCGAACCTGACACCCGGCGCCGCGAACGCTCCCGACAAGGCCGAATTGCTCCGGCTGACTCACGTCACCAAGCGGTTCCCCGGCGTGCTCGCGCTCGACGCCGTCAGTTTCGATCTGCGGCGTGGCGAGGTCCACGCGGTCTGCGGCGAGAACGGCGCGGGCAAGTCGACGCTGATGAAAATCATCAGCGGCCAGTACCCGCCCGACGAGGGCATCCTCCTCTACAAAGGCAGCGAGCGGCACTTCACGTCGTCGCTCGAGGCACAGGCCGCAGGCATCGCCATCATTCACCAGGAGCTGAACCTGGTGCCGCACCTCTCGGTGGCCGAGAACATCTTTCTGGCACGCGAGCCGCGCCGCGGGATCTTCGTCGATCGCGTGCGTCTGCGCGCCGACGCTCAACGTTGCCTCGACCGGCTTGGCGTCGATATCGCGCCGGGGAGGCTGGTACGCACGCTATCCGTCGCGCAACGGCAGATGGTGGAAATCGCCAAGGCGCTCTCGCTCGACGCCGAAGTGCTGATCATGGACGAGCCGACTTCGTCGCTCACGGAATCGGAAACAAGCCAGCTCTTCCGAATCATTCACGAACTGAAGCGCGTTGGCGTGGGCATCATCTATATCTCGCACCGGCTCGATGAAATGACCGGCATCGTGGATCGGGTCACCGTGATGCGCGACGGACGCTACGTCTCGACCGACGTGTTTCAGGACACCACGATCCATCAGATCGTCGCGCGCATGGTCGGCCGTTCGCTCGAAGACAAGTTTCCGCCGCGCACGTCGACGCCGGCCGACAACGTACTGCTCAGCGTCGACCGACTGACGCGCACGAACGTGTTCGGCCCCGTCAGTTTCGCTCTGCGGCGCGGCGAGATTCTTGGCTTCGCGGGTTTGATGGGCGCCGGCCGAACCGAAGTCGCCCGCGCGATCTTCGGCGCCGATCCGCTCGATGGCGGCACGGTACATCTCGGCGACGAGACCCTCGCGATCCGCTCGCCGATCGACGCGATCCGTCACGGCATTGCGTATCTGTCCGAGGACCGCAAGGCCAATGGTCTGTCGATCAATATGCCGGTCTCCAGCAACATCACGCTCGCGCACATGGACGCGGTATCGAACCGCTTCGGCTTTATCCGCTTCGCGGAAGAAGCCGCGGTGGCGCAGCGCTATATCGACCAACTGGGCATCCGCACCCCGGGCGTCAGACAGATCGCCCGCAACCTCTCAGGCGGCAACCAGCAGAAGGTCGTCATCAGCAAGTGGCTGTTCCGCGAGTCGCGCGTGCTGTTCTTCGACGAACCCACGCGCGGTATCGACGTCGGCGCCAAATACGCGATCTACGAATTACTCGACGGGCTCGCCGCACAGGGTATCGGTGTGGTGATGATCAGCTCGGAATTACCCGAAATACTTGGCATGACCGATCGGGTCGCCGTCTTCCACGAGGGCGAACTCGTGACCGTTCTCAACACCCGTCAGACGAGTCAGGAAGAAATCATGCACTACGCCTCGGGTCGCATGGTCGACCCGCACACGTCGGGTTCATCGGGAGACGCGCAATGAGCACGGTCACGCGCCCCTCGCCGTCCCTCGCCAATGAACGGCGCAAAGATCTGATCCAGAAGTTCGCCGCGTTCGGCAGCCTGATCGTCATGATCGTGGTCTTTTCCTCTACCAGCGAAGCATTCCATACGGTCGACAACGCCATGACCGTCGCGCTGCAGGTGACCTCGATCGCCTATCTCGGCGTTGCCGCGACCTGCGTGAT contains:
- a CDS encoding hydroxymethylpyrimidine/phosphomethylpyrimidine kinase, which translates into the protein MPSDTPPIVLTFGLSDPTGGSGLQADLMTLASMGCHGVSVLTGYTVRDSASCDEVTGLDPEVVATQARMLLEDMPIAAFKVGACTRAEVVSAIAEVVADYDDIPLILAPDFTLDDEHVLAADELREAIADLLAPQTTLLVADATTLLALAQPDGDAESPTLDAAISHLLSQGCEYILSTETGTHRHVNTLFSEDGQLRQDTWDRGSHRIMGLTDTLGAAIAALLANGQDPAEAVREAQEYLYQAVRNAFRPGMGAYLPDRFFWARSSDDETPPTAGKGATPGEARH
- the groL gene encoding chaperonin GroEL (60 kDa chaperone family; promotes refolding of misfolded polypeptides especially under stressful conditions; forms two stacked rings of heptamers to form a barrel-shaped 14mer; ends can be capped by GroES; misfolded proteins enter the barrel where they are refolded when GroES binds); the encoded protein is MAAKDVVFGDSARAKMVEGVNILANAVKVTLGPKGRNVVLERSFGGPTVTKDGVSVAKEIELKDKLQNMGAQMVKEVASKTSDNAGDGTTTATVLAQSIVREGMKYVASGMNPMDLKRGIDKAVTAAIEELRKISKPCTTNKEIAQVGSISANSDSSIGDRIAEAMDKVGKEGVITVEDGKSLQDELDVVEGMQFDRGYLSPYFINNPDKQVAVLENPFVLLHDKKVSNIRDLLPVLEQVAKAGRPLLIIAEDVEGEALATLVVNNIRGILKTVAVKAPGFGDRRKAMLEDIAILTGGQVIAEETGLTLEKATLAELGQAKRIEVGKENTTIIDGAGEGANIEARVKQVRTQIEEATSDYDREKLQERVAKLAGGVAVIKVGAATEVEMKEKKARVEDALHATRAAVEEGIVAGGGVALIRARTAIAGLKGLNADQDAGIKIVLRAMEEPLRQIVTNGGEEASVVVAAVAAGTGNYGYNAATGEYVDLVDAGVVDPTKVTRTALQNAASVAGLLLTTDAAVCELPKEDAPMGGGMPGGMGGMGMDM
- a CDS encoding rubredoxin, whose amino-acid sequence is MEYQSWMCLICGWIYDEEAGLPDEGIAPGTRWADVPINWTCPECGARKEDFEMVQI
- a CDS encoding FadR/GntR family transcriptional regulator is translated as MTNTQLRQVETKRLYQHIADQIRSLIQSGGFAPGSRLPPERDLAQQLGVSRPSLREALIALEIFGSVEIRQGSGVYVCRAADRPVSAIAGLGESPSELMQARAVLEGAVIVLAAALITPDRLARLRETLDAMRANVDEGRSPLDHDRAFHVCIAEMSGNSVLVRMVAELFDERHSPISARLSGHAETSQTWAAALVEHEAIYRALEDRDPLAAQSAIRSHLKASGTRWIEGG
- the groES gene encoding co-chaperone GroES — its product is MNLRPLHDRVIVKRLDQETKTASGIVIPEAAAEKPDQGEILAVGPGKRDDKGAQIALDVKVGDRVLFGKYAGQTVKVDGNELLVMREEDIMAVVQK
- a CDS encoding sugar ABC transporter ATP-binding protein, translated to MTPGAANAPDKAELLRLTHVTKRFPGVLALDAVSFDLRRGEVHAVCGENGAGKSTLMKIISGQYPPDEGILLYKGSERHFTSSLEAQAAGIAIIHQELNLVPHLSVAENIFLAREPRRGIFVDRVRLRADAQRCLDRLGVDIAPGRLVRTLSVAQRQMVEIAKALSLDAEVLIMDEPTSSLTESETSQLFRIIHELKRVGVGIIYISHRLDEMTGIVDRVTVMRDGRYVSTDVFQDTTIHQIVARMVGRSLEDKFPPRTSTPADNVLLSVDRLTRTNVFGPVSFALRRGEILGFAGLMGAGRTEVARAIFGADPLDGGTVHLGDETLAIRSPIDAIRHGIAYLSEDRKANGLSINMPVSSNITLAHMDAVSNRFGFIRFAEEAAVAQRYIDQLGIRTPGVRQIARNLSGGNQQKVVISKWLFRESRVLFFDEPTRGIDVGAKYAIYELLDGLAAQGIGVVMISSELPEILGMTDRVAVFHEGELVTVLNTRQTSQEEIMHYASGRMVDPHTSGSSGDAQ